The window GACGACGAGTTGCCGCCGGAGCCGCTCGACAACCCGCGGCGGCTGCTGGTGTGGCCGGCGCCGGATGTGACCACCCAGCAGGCGCTCAGCGACCGTGGCTACCGGCCCGTCATCGTGCATTCGCGCGAGGAGGTCGACGCCCAGATCGCGGCGTTCCCGGCCGCGCTGTTCGTCGACCCGCTGACCGGGCCGATCACCCGGACCGCGCTGCAGTCGTTGCGGCAGGCCGCCGTCGCGGCCGAGGTGCCGGTGATGGTGACGGCGGGGCTCGGACAGGCCTCGCGGGAGGCGGCGTACGGCGCCGATCCCGCCGTACTGCTGAAGGCGCTCGCGCCCCGGGACACCGAGCAGCACCCGCCGCGCGTCCTGCTCATCGAGGAGCACGCGGAGATCGCGCTGGCGTTGACCGCGACGCTGGAGCGGCGCGGGATGCAGGTGGCGCGGGCCGCGAGCGACGCCGACGCGGTGGCGCTGGCGGGCGATTTCCGGCCGAACCTGGTCGTGATGGACCTGATGCAGGTGCACCGGCGCCGGGCCGGGATCGTGGACTGGCTGCGCGCCAACGGGCAGCTCAACCGCACCCCGCTCGTCGTCTACACGGCCGCCGTCGACCAGGCCGACCTGCCGCGGCTGGCCTCCGGCGAGACGGTGCTGTTCCTCGCCGAGCGGTCCACCAGCGGCGAGGTGCAGTCCCGGATCGTGGACCTGCTGTCGCGGATCGGCACCAACTGAAGGCGTATGTCGTGACGCATGGCCTGTGAGGTGCGTCGTGACGCATGGCAGGCCCGTCGCCTCGTGAAGTACGTCGGGACGCGGTACCGGCTGACGTACGTCAGCGCGCGATGAGCCTGCGCGCCGCCTCCTTGACCGAGGCACGCAGGCGGTCGCGGTCGTCGTCCTCGCCGCCCACCAGGATGCGGCTCATCTGAGGCACGACGGTGGCCCAGTTGGCCATCGCGACCAGCAGGAACAGCAGGTCCTGGGCTGGGATCGCGTCGGTGATGACGCCGCGGTCCTGGCCGTCCTGGACGGCGGCGACCTTGTGGGCGTAGTGGTCCTGGCGTTCGGTCTCGTCGGGCAGTTCGGTGGTGCCGTACTGGATGCCCTCCCAGTACAGGAGGCGCAGCAGTTCCGGGTGGGCGGCGTGGTAGTCCATCAGCCGGTCCAGCCAGCCCTCGATGTCGTCCGGGTCGACGGGGACGGCCGCCGCGAGGTCGACCATGGACCGGCCGAGGACCTGGGAGAACAGCTCCGCCTTGTTGCCGAAGTAGGCGTAGATCAACTGCTTGTTGGCCTTGGCCTCGGCCGCGATGCGGTCGATCCGGGCGCCCGCGATGCCGTACCGGGCGAACTCGGCGACCGCCGCGTCGAAGATCCGGGCCTTGGTGGCCTCGGGGTCCCTTACTGCCATGGGATCAGGGTAGCGGGTAAGTAACCAACTGTTTGGTTGACGGGGAGGCGGGCGCGGCGCAGACTGTTCGGCAGACATCCAACCAACCAGTTAGTTGTTAGAGCACCCTCGAAGGCTCGAAGGAAGCGCTCCGCTCATGCAGTCGACCACCCCAGCTCGCCGTCTCCGCACGCCCACCCCACAGACGAAGACGTCACGCCTCTTCCTCCCCCTCATCGCCCTGTGCTCCGCCGTCACGGCCGCCAACATCTATCTCGCCGCCCCGCTGCTCTCGGTCATCGCCCAGGACTTCGGGACCGCCCCCTCGGCCGTGGCCTGGATCGCCTCGGTCGCGCAGTTCGGCTACGCCGCCGGCCTGCTCTTCTTCGCCCCCCTCGGCGACCGCGTGAGCCGACGTCCGCTGGTCGCCGTCCTGTCGCTGGCCACCACGGCCGCCCTGGCCGTGGGTGCGGCGGCGTCCGGGACCAGCACGCTCGCGGCCGCGGTCCTCGTCGCCTCCGCCGCGACCGTCGTCCCGCAACTGCTCGTCCCGCTCGTCGCCGAACGCGCCCCCGCCGAACGCCGCGCCCGCCATGTCGCCGCCGTCATCGCCGGCCTGTTCACCGGCATCGTCGCGGCCCGCGTCCTCGGCGGCCTGGCCGGGCAGGCCTTCGGCTGGCGGTGGGTGTTCGTGGGCGCGGCCGCCCTCACCGCCGTACTCGGCCTGCTGACAGCCGCCGTCCTGCCGGCCGAACGCCCCCGCCGCGCCGGCGGCCTCGGCGGCCTCTTCTCTGGGCTCACCGAGATGCCGGGCCTGGTGCGCCGCTCCCCCGACCTGTGGCGCGCATGCGTACGGCAGGCCGGGATGTACGGCGCCTGGAGCGCCCTGTGGACCTCGCTGGCCCTGCTGCTGACGGGGAAGCCGTACGCCCTCTCGACCGCGACCGCCGGACTCTTCGGCCTCTTCGGACTGTCGGCGAGCGTCGTGGCGCCGCTCGCGGGGGGCCTGGTCGACCGTTTCGGCGCCGCCAAGGTCGTACGGTCCGCGTATCTGCTCGCCGCCGTCTCCGTGCCGCTGTTCTGGCTGGGCGGGCACGTGATGGCCGCGCTGTTCGTGGCCGCCGTCGCCATCCACGCCGCCCTGGTCGCCTCCCACGTCGCCAACCAGACCCTGGCCCTGACGACCACCACCTCTCCCGCGACCGCCAACAGCGCCTACGTCGTCGCAGGCTTCACCGGCGGCGCCACCGCCTCGGCCCTGGCGGGCTTCGCCTTCGGGCAGTGGGGCTGGGGCGGAGTGTGCGCGGTGGCGGGGGTTTGGCTGGTGTTGGGGTGGGGGTTCACTGCGGTGCGGCGGTGAGGCGTATGGCAGCGAAGGAGCCGCACGGATATGAAGGAGCCGCACGGATATGAAGTCGGCGGCGGTCGGCGGGAAACGGTGGCCGGGACAGGTGCGGGGCGCGGAAGAGCCCGCTCCGTCCCGACCGCCGTACACCCGTCCCGACCGCCGTTCGCTCGTCCCGACCGCCGTTCGCTCGTCAGGGCTTGCCCGTCAGGGCCTCGCCCCTCAGAGCTGGGTGATGTCCAGGTCGCCCTCGGCGTACTGCCTGCGCAGTACCTTCTTGTCGAACTTGCCGACGCTCGTCTTCGGCACCGCCGCGATGACCGTCCAGCGCTCCGGGAGCTGCCACTTGGCGATCTTGCCCTCGTCGGCGAGGAAGGTGCGCAGGGCCTCGAAGTCGGTGGTGGCGCCCTCCTTGAGGACGACCGTGGCCAACGGGCGCTCGCCCCACTTGTCGTCGGGGACGGCGACCACGGCGGCCTCGGCGACGTCCGGGTGGGACATCAGGGCGTTCTCCAGCTCGACCGAGGAGATCCACTCGCCGCCGGACTTGATGACGTCCTTGGCGCGGTCGGTGAGGGTGAGGAAGCCGTCGGGGGAGATGGTGCCGACGTCGCCGGTCTTCAGCCAGCCGTCCTCGCTGAACTTGTCGGCGGGGCGCAGGGGTTCGGCGTCGGGGCCGTTGTAGTAGGCGCCCGCGATCCAGGGGCCGCGCACCTCCAGCTCGCCGGCCGACTCGCCGTCCCAGGGGATGCGTTCGCCGCCGGGGCCGGTGAGGCGGGCCTCGACGCTCGTCGGGAAACGGCCCTGGGTCAGCCGGTACGCGAACTCCTCCTCCGTGCCGACCGCGTGGGCCGGCGGACGGGCGACCGTGCCGAGCGGCGACGTCTCCGTCATGCCCCAGGCGTGGCAGACCCGCATGCCCAGCTTGTCGAACGCCTCCATCAGCGAGGGCGGACAGGCCGAACCGCCGATCGTGACCTGGCCGAGGGTGGAGACGTCCCGGGGCTTGGCGGTGAGCTCGGCGAGCAGGCCCTGCCAGATGGTGGGCACGGCGGCCGCGTGGGTCGGCTTCTCGCCCTCGATCATCTCGGCGAGGGGCGCGGGCTGGAGGAAGCGGTCCGGCATCAGCATGTTGACGCCGGTCATGAACGTGGCGTGCGGCAGTCCCCACGCGTTGACGTGGAACTGCGGCACCACGATCAGCGACGTGTCCTGGTCCGTCAGCCCCATCGACTGGGTCATGTTGACCTGCATGGAGTGCAGGTAGACGGAACGGTGGGAGTA of the Streptomyces sp. T12 genome contains:
- a CDS encoding TetR family transcriptional regulator, with the protein product MAVRDPEATKARIFDAAVAEFARYGIAGARIDRIAAEAKANKQLIYAYFGNKAELFSQVLGRSMVDLAAAVPVDPDDIEGWLDRLMDYHAAHPELLRLLYWEGIQYGTTELPDETERQDHYAHKVAAVQDGQDRGVITDAIPAQDLLFLLVAMANWATVVPQMSRILVGGEDDDRDRLRASVKEAARRLIAR
- a CDS encoding MFS transporter encodes the protein MQSTTPARRLRTPTPQTKTSRLFLPLIALCSAVTAANIYLAAPLLSVIAQDFGTAPSAVAWIASVAQFGYAAGLLFFAPLGDRVSRRPLVAVLSLATTAALAVGAAASGTSTLAAAVLVASAATVVPQLLVPLVAERAPAERRARHVAAVIAGLFTGIVAARVLGGLAGQAFGWRWVFVGAAALTAVLGLLTAAVLPAERPRRAGGLGGLFSGLTEMPGLVRRSPDLWRACVRQAGMYGAWSALWTSLALLLTGKPYALSTATAGLFGLFGLSASVVAPLAGGLVDRFGAAKVVRSAYLLAAVSVPLFWLGGHVMAALFVAAVAIHAALVASHVANQTLALTTTTSPATANSAYVVAGFTGGATASALAGFAFGQWGWGGVCAVAGVWLVLGWGFTAVRR
- a CDS encoding long-chain fatty acid--CoA ligase yields the protein MQDVPLLISRILTHGSTIHGTSQVITWTGEAEPHRRSFAEVGARAAQLAHALREDLGVVGDERVATLMWNNAEHVEAYFAIPSMGAILHTLNLRLPAEQLAWIVNHAADRVVIANGSLLPLLAPLLPHLKTVEHVVVSGPGDRSGLAGASVQVHEYEELIAGKPTTYDWPELDERQAASMCYTSGTTGDPKGVVYSHRSVYLHSMQVNMTQSMGLTDQDTSLIVVPQFHVNAWGLPHATFMTGVNMLMPDRFLQPAPLAEMIEGEKPTHAAAVPTIWQGLLAELTAKPRDVSTLGQVTIGGSACPPSLMEAFDKLGMRVCHAWGMTETSPLGTVARPPAHAVGTEEEFAYRLTQGRFPTSVEARLTGPGGERIPWDGESAGELEVRGPWIAGAYYNGPDAEPLRPADKFSEDGWLKTGDVGTISPDGFLTLTDRAKDVIKSGGEWISSVELENALMSHPDVAEAAVVAVPDDKWGERPLATVVLKEGATTDFEALRTFLADEGKIAKWQLPERWTVIAAVPKTSVGKFDKKVLRRQYAEGDLDITQL